Within the Gammaproteobacteria bacterium genome, the region GATGGGTTTGGGCAGGCTACGCATGGTGTGGCATGGAACATGCCTCTGGACAGAAGACACCGGCGACCCTAAATCAACCCATCTCTGCCGGTGCAGCAACC harbors:
- a CDS encoding hypothetical protein (Evidence 5 : Unknown function), translated to MEHASGQKTPATLNQPISAGAATPYEEISSCTRSKKVLP